One Deinococcus grandis DNA window includes the following coding sequences:
- a CDS encoding glycerophosphodiester phosphodiesterase, with product MTPLLLGHRGTPALHRENTLTGFQAALDAGLDGVELDVRRLGDGTLVVHHDAHLADGRALPTLRAAELPAFVPTLDAVLAWAVDTGAFVNVELKHEAARPDDRVGRTLDAIRAHGVSRRVIVSSFMPTLLRAARDAAPEIERGLLIHKPYPPLLVRAAMAWTGSAALHPHHALIDAALMTTARRRGWQVNTWTVNDPAEAARLSALGVHALIGDHPDVLLTVR from the coding sequence ATGACGCCACTCCTGCTGGGCCACCGGGGCACGCCTGCCCTGCACCGCGAGAACACCCTGACCGGCTTTCAGGCCGCGCTGGACGCCGGACTGGACGGCGTGGAACTGGACGTGCGCCGCCTGGGCGACGGGACGCTGGTCGTGCATCACGACGCGCACCTAGCGGATGGGCGGGCGCTCCCCACGCTGCGCGCCGCCGAGCTGCCCGCGTTCGTGCCCACACTGGACGCCGTGCTGGCCTGGGCGGTGGACACCGGGGCCTTCGTGAACGTGGAACTCAAGCACGAGGCCGCCCGGCCCGACGACCGGGTGGGCCGCACGCTGGACGCCATCCGCGCGCACGGGGTCTCGCGGCGCGTGATCGTGAGTTCCTTCATGCCGACCCTGCTGCGCGCCGCACGAGACGCCGCACCGGAGATCGAACGCGGCCTCCTGATCCACAAGCCCTACCCGCCGCTGCTGGTGCGCGCCGCGATGGCCTGGACCGGCAGCGCCGCCCTGCACCCCCACCACGCCCTGATCGACGCGGCCCTGATGACCACCGCGCGCCGACGGGGCTGGCAGGTGAACACCTGGACCGTGAACGACCCCGCCGAGGCCGCCCGCCTGAGCGCGCTGGGCGTCCACGCCCTGATCGGGGATCACCCGGACGTGCTCCTGACCGTGCGCTGA
- a CDS encoding carbohydrate ABC transporter permease, whose amino-acid sequence MVRDRHLPRARTATSPRARRGDWGTHAALILAALLISAPLLLALIKATQPSSAVLSPSLLPGGAFLSNLERVWVDAHLGRSMLNSLIVAVTVTTGKTILALLAALAFVYFRFPLKGAAFALVLVSLMLPTEVLIVALFDLVSRDLNWADSFAAIIVPFLASATGTFLFRQHFLNIPASLADAARIDGCGPLRYLTRILIPMSWNTIGALAVIQFVYAWDQYLWPLVIMQRDDHQVVQAGLRKLIEVGGQTDWGAVMAGAVITMLPPLIVFTALQEQFSRGFALSEDK is encoded by the coding sequence ATGGTGCGTGACCGCCACCTGCCCCGCGCCCGCACCGCCACGTCCCCGCGCGCCCGCCGGGGCGACTGGGGCACCCACGCCGCGCTGATCCTGGCCGCGCTGCTCATCAGCGCCCCGCTCCTCCTGGCGCTGATCAAGGCCACGCAGCCGTCCAGCGCCGTCCTGAGCCCCTCCCTGCTGCCCGGCGGCGCCTTCCTGAGCAACCTCGAGCGCGTGTGGGTGGACGCCCACCTGGGCCGCTCCATGCTCAATAGCCTCATCGTGGCCGTCACCGTCACCACCGGCAAGACCATCCTGGCCCTGCTGGCCGCGCTGGCCTTCGTGTACTTCCGCTTCCCCCTCAAGGGCGCGGCGTTCGCCCTGGTCCTCGTGTCCCTGATGCTCCCCACCGAGGTCCTCATCGTCGCGCTGTTCGACCTCGTCAGCCGCGACCTCAACTGGGCCGACTCATTCGCCGCGATCATCGTGCCGTTCCTCGCCAGCGCCACCGGCACATTCCTGTTCCGCCAGCACTTCCTGAACATCCCCGCCAGCCTCGCCGACGCCGCCCGCATCGACGGCTGCGGCCCCCTGCGCTACCTCACCCGCATCCTCATCCCCATGAGCTGGAACACCATCGGCGCGCTGGCCGTCATCCAGTTCGTGTACGCCTGGGACCAGTACCTCTGGCCACTGGTCATCATGCAGCGCGACGACCACCAGGTCGTGCAGGCCGGCCTACGCAAACTCATCGAGGTGGGCGGCCAGACCGACTGGGGCGCCGTCATGGCGGGCGCCGTCATCACCATGCTGCCCCCCCTGATCGTGTTCACCGCCCTGCAGGAACAGTTCAGCCGCGGCTTCGCCCTCAGCGAGGACAAGTAG
- a CDS encoding carbohydrate ABC transporter permease, translated as MLSVRQKRDAGGREDRAVFRGAALPWLFLLPSLLILAVFIYLPTLRTLRLAGYRANLILGTEQWVGLGNITDLLGSPTYRQVALQTLVFTLLSVTGGLLLSLGLAWLASRPVRGSRAYRLLLIYPYALSPAIAGTLWLFLFNPEIGVVNQILGELAGVRPRWLDTPLLAFALVTVAAIWKGLAYNIVFYLASIRNLPTDVMEAAQIDGATPAQVFWRVAFPLLSPVTFFLVFTNIVAALFDSFALTDLLTRGGPYVGHAGITTFLVYQLYQDGFVNFRTGAAAAQGALMLALVAFVTFMQFRLGERRVHYGA; from the coding sequence GTGCTGAGCGTCCGCCAGAAAAGGGACGCGGGCGGGCGCGAGGACCGGGCGGTGTTCCGGGGCGCCGCGCTGCCGTGGCTGTTCCTGCTGCCCAGCCTGCTGATCCTGGCGGTGTTCATCTACCTGCCGACCCTGCGCACGCTGCGGCTGGCAGGGTACCGCGCGAACCTGATCCTGGGCACCGAGCAGTGGGTGGGCCTGGGGAACATCACGGACCTGCTGGGCAGCCCCACGTACCGGCAGGTGGCGCTGCAGACGCTGGTGTTCACGCTGCTGAGCGTCACGGGCGGGCTGCTGCTGTCGCTGGGGCTGGCGTGGCTCGCCAGCCGTCCCGTCCGGGGGTCACGCGCGTACCGGCTGCTGCTCATCTACCCGTACGCGCTGAGTCCCGCCATTGCCGGGACGCTGTGGCTGTTCCTGTTCAACCCGGAGATCGGCGTGGTGAACCAGATCCTTGGCGAACTGGCGGGCGTGCGCCCCCGCTGGCTGGACACGCCGCTGCTGGCGTTCGCGCTGGTGACGGTCGCGGCCATCTGGAAGGGCCTCGCGTACAACATCGTGTTCTACCTGGCGAGCATCCGCAACCTCCCGACCGACGTCATGGAGGCCGCGCAGATCGACGGGGCGACCCCCGCGCAGGTGTTCTGGCGCGTGGCGTTCCCGCTATTGAGCCCGGTCACGTTCTTCCTGGTGTTCACGAACATCGTCGCGGCGCTGTTCGACTCGTTCGCGCTGACCGACCTGCTCACGCGCGGCGGACCGTACGTGGGCCACGCGGGGATCACGACGTTCCTGGTGTACCAGCTGTACCAGGACGGCTTCGTGAACTTCCGGACCGGCGCGGCGGCCGCGCAGGGCGCGCTGATGCTGGCCCTCGTGGCGTTCGTGACGTTCATGCAGTTCCGGCTGGGCGAACGGCGGGTGCACTATGGTGCGTGA
- a CDS encoding ABC transporter substrate-binding protein codes for MKKFLLTLALVGPAASAAQAQTVVEFWHSFGDAKRSGWIQARADAFNKANPGVKVVPSYKGSYNDSLQATILAARQGKAPALVQIFEVGSQLALDSGAFQPVSSVKNVDFSDYIKPVINYYTIGGKVNSLPFNSSSPVLYFNQELLKKAGLDPRTPPTTFGALMKACQKIEAAKLDAKCFGMSLNGWFVEQWMAQQGQTLLNNGNGRQGRATSTTLDSRAAQNIFSFFKTMQDRGYYTYTGKLEDWDGSDAIFTNQKAAFHITSTADIGNIRDAAKKNGFTVGVGALPIPDGSKRNGVVIGGASLWISKGVSKAQAEGALDFALFMTNTQNMAEWHKLTGYYPVRQSSIDLLRKQGWFSQTPLQLVAFNQLTRTVPSPATAGGLNGAAIQTRRIIEEGLQKVLGGQGVDAALKDTKARADAALGEYNANFK; via the coding sequence GTGAAGAAATTCCTGCTGACGCTGGCCCTGGTCGGGCCCGCCGCCTCCGCCGCCCAGGCCCAGACCGTCGTCGAGTTCTGGCATTCCTTCGGGGACGCCAAACGCAGCGGCTGGATCCAGGCGCGCGCCGACGCATTCAACAAGGCCAACCCCGGCGTGAAGGTCGTGCCCAGCTACAAGGGCAGCTACAACGACAGCCTCCAGGCGACCATCCTGGCCGCGCGGCAGGGCAAGGCCCCGGCCCTCGTGCAGATCTTCGAGGTGGGCAGCCAGCTCGCGCTGGACAGCGGCGCGTTCCAGCCCGTCAGCAGCGTGAAGAACGTGGACTTCAGCGACTACATCAAGCCGGTCATCAACTACTACACCATCGGCGGGAAGGTGAACAGCCTGCCGTTCAACTCCAGCAGCCCGGTCCTGTACTTCAACCAGGAGCTGCTGAAGAAAGCGGGCCTGGACCCCAGGACGCCGCCCACCACCTTCGGCGCGCTGATGAAGGCCTGTCAGAAGATCGAGGCCGCGAAACTGGACGCCAAATGCTTCGGCATGAGCCTGAACGGCTGGTTCGTCGAGCAGTGGATGGCGCAGCAGGGCCAGACCCTCCTGAACAACGGCAACGGCCGCCAGGGCCGCGCCACGAGCACCACCCTGGACAGCAGAGCCGCGCAGAACATCTTCAGCTTCTTCAAGACCATGCAGGACCGCGGCTACTACACCTACACCGGCAAACTGGAAGACTGGGACGGCAGCGACGCCATCTTCACGAACCAGAAGGCCGCGTTCCACATCACGTCCACCGCCGACATCGGCAACATCCGCGACGCGGCGAAGAAAAACGGCTTCACGGTCGGCGTGGGCGCGCTGCCCATCCCGGACGGCAGCAAGCGCAACGGCGTCGTGATCGGCGGGGCCAGCCTGTGGATCAGCAAAGGTGTCAGCAAGGCCCAGGCCGAGGGCGCGCTGGACTTCGCGCTGTTCATGACGAACACGCAGAACATGGCCGAGTGGCACAAACTCACCGGGTACTACCCCGTGCGCCAGAGCAGCATCGACCTGCTGCGCAAGCAGGGCTGGTTCAGCCAGACGCCGCTGCAACTCGTGGCGTTCAACCAGCTGACCCGCACCGTGCCCAGCCCCGCCACGGCTGGCGGCCTGAACGGCGCGGCCATCCAGACCCGCCGCATCATCGAGGAAGGTCTCCAGAAGGTGCTGGGCGGCCAGGGCGTGGACGCCGCGCTGAAGGACACCAAGGCCCGCGCCGACGCCGCGCTGGGCGAGTACAACGCGAACTTCAAATAA
- a CDS encoding NAD(P)H-binding protein yields the protein MILVTAATGNVGRELVPGLLRAGLPVRAGSRHPDPARWPDAEAIPLDLTDQDSVRAAAQGVTAVYLIVPETLEAADVQATLRTLRDAGVARVVLQSGFGVQGEGNLLGDAEAAVRASGLEWTILQPNWFMQNYNQMFRRGVRDRHEFAEPAGTHRTSFIDTRDIAAAAVTVLTGDGHAGRVYPLTGPAALDRHEVAAALSRALGHQVTYRPVDDDGFVDFLVSTGESDEEEARAIASIYPPIRADVTAPVTDDLPRLIGRAGYTIDDFARHYRADWQA from the coding sequence ATGATTCTCGTGACTGCCGCGACCGGAAACGTGGGCCGTGAACTCGTGCCCGGGCTGCTCAGGGCCGGGCTGCCCGTCCGCGCCGGGAGCCGCCACCCCGACCCGGCCCGCTGGCCGGACGCCGAGGCGATCCCCCTCGACCTGACCGATCAGGACAGCGTGCGGGCCGCCGCGCAGGGCGTCACCGCCGTGTACCTGATCGTCCCGGAGACGCTGGAGGCCGCGGACGTGCAGGCCACGCTGCGGACCCTGCGAGACGCGGGCGTGGCGCGCGTGGTCCTCCAGAGCGGCTTCGGCGTGCAGGGCGAGGGGAACCTGCTGGGCGACGCCGAGGCCGCCGTGCGCGCCAGTGGCCTGGAGTGGACGATCCTGCAGCCGAACTGGTTCATGCAGAACTACAACCAGATGTTCCGCCGCGGCGTCCGTGACCGTCACGAGTTCGCGGAGCCCGCCGGGACGCACCGCACGAGCTTCATCGACACGCGCGACATCGCCGCTGCTGCCGTGACGGTCCTCACGGGGGACGGGCACGCGGGGCGCGTGTACCCGCTGACCGGCCCGGCCGCCCTCGACCGGCACGAGGTGGCGGCCGCGCTGAGCCGCGCGCTGGGCCATCAGGTCACGTACCGCCCGGTGGACGACGACGGCTTCGTGGACTTCCTGGTGTCCACCGGCGAGAGCGACGAGGAGGAGGCGCGCGCCATCGCCTCGATCTACCCGCCCATCCGCGCGGACGTCACCGCGCCCGTCACGGACGACCTGCCGCGCCTGATCGGCCGCGCCGGGTACACCATCGACGACTTCGCCCGGCACTACCGCGCCGACTGGCAGGCCTGA
- the aceF gene encoding dihydrolipoyllysine-residue acetyltransferase, which yields MATELKLPDVGDNIEQGTVVTVLVKAGDSVTEGQPIIEIETDKAVIEVPAEAAGTVEAVNVNVGDTVKVGGVIATLSGGSAPATPAAPASGPVDEAEVGSSKAVAQAQQDAQKEQAGEAAAPATSAPAASAGGQITLPDVGDNIEQGTVVSVLVKEGDTVSEGQPVIEIETDKAVVEVPANAGGTVTGVNVKVGDTVKVGGVIATLGGASAPAAAPATAPAPAAPATAAAPASAPSVVKVNISGGEQPAAQFPKSQGTQNPQTFDGRTVVAAAPSVRRLARELGVDIHAVHGTGIAGRISEEDVRRTGGTPTVTAPAAAPATSAAAAPAVAAAPLPDFTKWGNVTREDMSGIRKATVRSMTASTAIPMVTHFDKADVTVMEEVRKRFGARVEKAGGKLTMTHILMKVVANALRKFPKFGASLDLDAQQVIYKDFVNIGVAVDTPVGLLVPVVKDADRKSITDLVLELSELAGKARDRKLKPDEMQGATFTISNLGGIGGHAFTPIVNSPEVAILGVSRGGMEPVWNREKGEFEPRNMLPISLTYDHRLIDGADAARFVRFICESLEDPFLISL from the coding sequence ATGGCGACTGAACTGAAACTGCCCGACGTGGGCGACAACATTGAGCAGGGCACGGTCGTGACGGTGCTCGTGAAGGCCGGGGACAGCGTGACCGAGGGCCAGCCGATCATCGAGATCGAGACCGACAAGGCCGTCATCGAGGTGCCCGCCGAGGCCGCCGGGACCGTCGAGGCCGTGAACGTGAACGTGGGCGACACCGTGAAGGTCGGCGGCGTGATCGCCACCCTGAGCGGCGGCAGTGCCCCGGCCACCCCCGCCGCACCGGCCAGCGGCCCGGTCGACGAGGCCGAGGTCGGCAGCAGCAAGGCGGTCGCGCAGGCGCAGCAGGACGCGCAGAAGGAACAGGCCGGTGAAGCGGCCGCGCCCGCCACCTCCGCTCCGGCCGCAAGCGCGGGCGGTCAGATCACCCTGCCGGACGTGGGGGACAACATCGAGCAGGGTACCGTCGTCAGCGTCCTCGTGAAGGAAGGCGACACCGTCAGCGAGGGCCAGCCCGTCATCGAGATCGAGACGGATAAGGCCGTCGTGGAAGTCCCCGCCAACGCGGGCGGCACCGTGACCGGCGTGAACGTGAAGGTCGGGGACACCGTGAAGGTGGGCGGCGTGATCGCCACCCTGGGCGGCGCCAGCGCCCCCGCTGCTGCGCCTGCAACCGCACCGGCACCTGCTGCCCCGGCAACTGCGGCCGCACCGGCCAGTGCCCCCAGCGTCGTGAAGGTGAACATCAGCGGCGGTGAGCAGCCCGCCGCGCAGTTCCCCAAGTCGCAGGGCACCCAGAACCCCCAGACCTTCGACGGCCGCACCGTCGTGGCCGCCGCGCCCAGCGTCCGCCGCCTCGCGCGGGAACTCGGCGTGGACATCCACGCCGTGCACGGCACCGGCATCGCCGGGCGCATCAGCGAGGAGGACGTGCGCCGCACCGGCGGCACCCCCACCGTCACTGCCCCCGCCGCCGCCCCGGCCACCAGCGCCGCCGCCGCACCTGCCGTGGCCGCCGCGCCGCTCCCCGACTTCACGAAGTGGGGTAACGTCACCCGCGAGGACATGAGCGGCATCCGCAAGGCCACCGTCCGCTCCATGACCGCCAGCACCGCCATCCCCATGGTCACGCACTTCGACAAGGCCGACGTGACCGTCATGGAAGAGGTCCGTAAACGCTTCGGCGCCCGCGTGGAGAAGGCGGGCGGCAAGCTCACCATGACCCACATCCTCATGAAGGTCGTCGCGAACGCCCTGCGCAAGTTCCCCAAATTCGGCGCGAGCCTCGACCTCGACGCCCAGCAGGTCATCTACAAGGACTTCGTGAACATCGGCGTCGCCGTCGACACGCCCGTCGGTCTGCTCGTCCCCGTCGTCAAGGACGCCGACCGCAAGAGCATCACCGACCTCGTCCTCGAACTGAGCGAACTGGCCGGGAAAGCACGCGACCGCAAACTGAAACCCGACGAGATGCAGGGCGCCACCTTCACGATCAGCAACCTCGGCGGGATCGGCGGGCACGCCTTCACGCCCATCGTGAACAGCCCCGAAGTCGCCATCCTCGGCGTGAGCCGCGGCGGCATGGAACCCGTCTGGAACAGGGAGAAGGGTGAGTTCGAACCCCGCAACATGCTCCCCATCAGCCTCACCTACGACCACCGCCTGATCGACGGCGCCGACGCCGCCCGCTTCGTGCGCTTCATCTGCGAGTCGCTGGAAGACCCCTTCCTGATCTCGCTGTAA
- a CDS encoding SDR family oxidoreductase, with product MSDQDSTPPGNITPSANQFGMQDPRAQYPAPPFPRQPQEAPGSVGAMQPRPDHGEQSYVGFGRLRGRRALITGADSGIGRAAAIAFAREGADVALNYLPDEEEDAREVVALIEAAGQRAVAIPGDLKDEAFCRDLVQRAVQELGGLDILVNNAGKQVSQERIEDITTEQFDGTFRTNVYAMFWITQEAARHLGPGASIINTSSIQAYRPSPNLLDYASTKAAIVAFTQALAQQLGPRGIRVNAVAPGPFWTPLQPSGGQPQEKVQQFGASTPLGRPGQPAELAPLYVFLASQESSYSSGGTFGATGGQVLF from the coding sequence ATGAGCGACCAGGACAGCACCCCACCCGGCAACATCACGCCCAGCGCGAACCAGTTCGGGATGCAGGACCCGCGCGCGCAGTACCCCGCGCCGCCCTTCCCGCGCCAGCCGCAGGAGGCGCCGGGCAGCGTGGGGGCCATGCAGCCCCGCCCGGATCACGGCGAGCAGAGTTACGTGGGCTTCGGCCGCCTCAGGGGCCGCCGGGCGCTGATCACCGGCGCGGACTCCGGCATCGGCCGCGCCGCCGCCATCGCCTTCGCCCGCGAGGGCGCGGACGTGGCCCTGAACTACCTGCCGGACGAGGAGGAGGACGCGCGGGAGGTCGTGGCGCTCATCGAGGCGGCGGGCCAGCGCGCCGTGGCGATTCCCGGCGACCTGAAGGACGAGGCGTTCTGCCGGGACCTCGTGCAGCGCGCCGTGCAGGAACTGGGCGGACTGGACATCCTGGTGAACAACGCCGGGAAGCAGGTCAGCCAGGAGCGCATCGAGGACATCACCACCGAGCAGTTCGATGGGACGTTCCGCACGAACGTGTACGCCATGTTCTGGATCACGCAGGAGGCCGCGCGGCACCTGGGGCCCGGCGCGAGCATCATCAACACCAGCAGCATCCAGGCGTACCGGCCCAGCCCGAACCTGCTGGACTACGCCAGCACGAAGGCGGCGATCGTGGCGTTCACGCAGGCGCTCGCGCAGCAGCTCGGGCCGCGCGGCATCCGCGTGAACGCCGTCGCGCCCGGCCCCTTCTGGACGCCGCTGCAACCCAGCGGCGGGCAGCCGCAGGAGAAGGTGCAGCAGTTCGGGGCGTCCACCCCGCTGGGCCGCCCGGGGCAACCGGCGGAGCTCGCGCCGCTGTACGTGTTCCTGGCGTCGCAGGAGAGCAGTTACAGCAGCGGCGGCACCTTCGGCGCGACCGGCGGGCAGGTGCTGTTCTAG
- a CDS encoding MerR family transcriptional regulator: MTTPARMTIGSFAQATGLSAKALRLYDDLGLLRPAQVDPDSGYRRYDPAQLTDARLIGLLRRADLPLNDIRLLLDTPAPERPAALRAHLARLDHLHRERRDLTLYLISRLQGETPMTLPPVQTRFQPEQNVASLPRHVFVADLPAAIQGGMQTLLDHVAAQGTVAGAPFVIFHGEVNADSDGPIEICVPYGGPVTPGGDVALRVEPAHHEAFVALTREQFEFPQILAAYDATCAHATAHGTCTLRPREVYGYDWDGAAPGEPVGDVAWPYEPAPVTS; the protein is encoded by the coding sequence ATGACCACACCAGCCCGCATGACCATCGGCTCGTTCGCGCAGGCGACCGGCCTGAGCGCCAAGGCGCTGCGCCTGTACGACGACCTGGGCCTGCTGCGCCCCGCGCAGGTGGACCCGGACAGCGGGTACCGCCGCTACGACCCGGCGCAGCTTACGGACGCCCGCCTGATCGGCCTGCTGCGCCGCGCCGACCTGCCCCTGAACGACATCCGCCTGTTGCTGGACACGCCCGCCCCAGAGCGCCCGGCCGCACTCCGCGCCCACCTCGCCCGGCTGGACCACTTGCACCGCGAGCGGCGCGACCTGACCCTGTACCTGATCTCACGCCTGCAAGGAGAGACCCCCATGACCCTGCCCCCCGTCCAGACCCGCTTCCAGCCCGAGCAGAACGTCGCCAGCCTGCCCCGTCACGTGTTCGTCGCTGACCTGCCCGCGGCCATTCAGGGCGGCATGCAGACCCTGCTGGACCACGTCGCCGCGCAGGGCACGGTGGCGGGCGCGCCGTTCGTGATCTTTCACGGCGAGGTGAACGCCGACAGCGACGGTCCCATCGAGATCTGCGTGCCGTACGGCGGGCCGGTCACGCCCGGCGGGGACGTCGCCCTGCGCGTCGAACCCGCCCACCACGAGGCGTTCGTGGCCCTGACCCGCGAGCAGTTCGAGTTCCCGCAGATTCTCGCCGCGTACGACGCCACCTGCGCCCACGCGACCGCGCACGGCACCTGCACGCTGCGCCCCCGCGAGGTCTACGGCTACGACTGGGACGGCGCCGCGCCCGGCGAACCGGTCGGGGACGTCGCGTGGCCGTACGAACCGGCCCCGGTGACCTCGTGA
- a CDS encoding App1 family protein, with translation MFKTAFKALLPLLERGALTADRAFSGYVQPRRARGKLLLQPYVGWGTPGRVELRGRVLLPRTVAPARRTDPRLRNAQNVLRRLFSREVGGVTVSGVLNGQRAAAVSDSDGYFTLEFTPPSPLPGGWHQVPLQLDGREVQASARVQVVADARFGVISDLDDTVIQSDVTSVPRMLSTVLTGNARTRLPFPGVGALYRALTRDGEARNPIFYVSSSPWNFFDLLWQFLDYRRIPLGPLFLRNWGMDLLGGHGGYKHGVIEQIFQRFPDLKFVLVGDSGEKDPEIYAEVVHRHPGRVLAVYIRDVTEAHRDEGVLKLREEVRKAGVDLVLAADSLNAASHAMAMGLITPGEYRSVLTSVARSYET, from the coding sequence GTGTTCAAGACCGCTTTCAAGGCCCTGCTGCCCCTGCTGGAGCGCGGCGCGCTGACCGCCGACCGCGCCTTCAGCGGGTACGTGCAGCCCCGCCGGGCGCGCGGGAAGCTGCTGCTCCAGCCGTACGTGGGCTGGGGCACCCCGGGCCGCGTGGAACTGCGCGGCCGGGTGCTGCTGCCCCGCACCGTCGCGCCCGCGCGCCGCACCGACCCCCGCCTGCGCAACGCGCAGAACGTCCTGCGCCGCCTGTTCTCCCGCGAGGTGGGCGGCGTGACCGTCAGCGGCGTCCTGAACGGCCAGCGGGCCGCTGCAGTCAGTGACAGCGACGGGTACTTCACGCTGGAGTTCACGCCGCCCAGCCCGCTGCCCGGCGGGTGGCATCAGGTGCCGCTGCAACTCGACGGGCGCGAGGTGCAGGCCAGCGCCCGCGTGCAGGTCGTCGCGGACGCCCGCTTCGGCGTGATCAGCGACTTGGACGACACGGTCATCCAGTCGGACGTGACCAGCGTGCCGCGCATGCTCAGCACCGTCCTGACCGGCAACGCCCGCACCCGCCTGCCGTTCCCCGGCGTGGGCGCCCTGTACCGCGCCCTGACCCGCGACGGCGAGGCCCGCAACCCGATCTTCTACGTGTCCAGCAGCCCCTGGAACTTCTTCGACCTGCTGTGGCAGTTCCTGGATTACCGCCGCATTCCGCTGGGCCCGCTGTTCCTGCGCAACTGGGGCATGGACCTGCTCGGCGGGCACGGCGGGTACAAGCACGGCGTGATCGAACAGATCTTCCAGCGCTTCCCCGACCTGAAGTTCGTGCTCGTGGGGGACAGCGGCGAGAAGGACCCGGAAATCTACGCCGAGGTCGTGCACCGTCACCCGGGCCGCGTGCTGGCCGTGTACATCCGCGACGTGACCGAAGCGCACCGCGACGAGGGCGTCCTGAAACTCCGCGAGGAGGTCCGCAAGGCCGGCGTGGACCTCGTGCTGGCCGCCGACAGCCTGAACGCCGCGAGTCACGCCATGGCCATGGGCCTGATCACGCCCGGCGAGTACCGCAGCGTCCTGACCAGCGTGGCCCGCAGTTACGAGACCTGA